One Malus domestica chromosome 11, GDT2T_hap1 genomic region harbors:
- the LOC103429825 gene encoding probable disease resistance protein At4g27220, with product MEICSFVLRVGELLWTPAKRNVGYLVHYKRHIQSLEKLIEKLETTQNDYQQSVDAALMNGDKVKSEVQKWLKDVDKAINDAKRLNNEAGEDKTCLGGCCPNLKWRYGLSKRAVKEAEEMNKLNEEKRFETVSLQVHLPVEFETMSTGDFEAFEATRQAMDQVMKALKDDNVTVIAVHGMGGIGKTTMVKHVGVQVGKGKLFDHVIMAVVSQNPNLVKIQQQLAEMLDLNLNQQTEIARAARLKERIMRGKKILIILDDIWKTIDLSLIGIPDHYELQNCKAKVLLTTRIRNVCHAMKSQEKIHLNILSEEDSWALFVKKANRSFESTNFYDIARKVAGECGGLPIALIAVARALGDKDLEEWREAARRLEMSQTTNLDDEGDVFRCIKLSYDYLNGNDAKSFFLFCCLFPEDSDIQIEDLLKYGIGKGLFRDANSMQEARSTAHSVAKYLKACSLVLDGEEDGCVRMHDVIRDMAILIASSGDGHGFFVKAGCDLKDWPKNSLEDYSAISLMGNEICNLPDELVCPKLQILLLQSNFEVEEIPEDFFQSPNALRVFDISSTQISSLPSSFNLLTKLQALHLDNCQTITDVSILGELKKLEVLSMRESVIEELPEEFGHLTNLRMLDLTLSAYIATIPSNVISRLSKLEELYMQQSFADWGKKVEGEDDKTNASFDELISLCYLNILKVDISDAECLPKNVGFLRNWANFDICISRNQFHRSINVQLSKNTITPHSTSRALLLDTTINTLPDWFNITVTERAEKIIYMEPRSLTNILVEYDHWKSHGLKFLHIQACSEMVTLMNTVTRVPNKPVLESLEELRLFLWDCLQQLCVGELPQGSLGNLKILGVEQCDGVTDALVPSNLLRRLQNLEVLIVGGADMVYTFRSQGLEQGETVLTKLREMKLENLPELTNIWNGPAQPAMFHNLKTLIISKCKKLKTLFTFDIAQCLLQLEELWVEECHSLDKLFGVSEGLIVQDDEIIFPQLKNLALQSLSKLTSVLAGSATLLCPSLEYLHVLECPEFLTSTSDFHSNMQVQVNNEQHFLFLRKRLSEQR from the exons ATGGAAATTTGTAGTTTTGTACTACGAGTTGGTGAGTTGTTATGGACTCCAGCGAAGCGTAATGTGGGTTACTTGGTGCATTACAAGAGACACATACAGTCTCTGGAAAAACTGATAGAAAAGCTTGAGACCACGCAGAATGATTACCAGCAAAGTGTGGATGCGGCGTTAATGAATGGAGACAAAGTTAAGTCCGAGGTTCAAAAATGGCTCAAGGATGTTGACAAGGCCATAAACGATGCCAAAAGACTGAATAATGAAGCCGGAGAAGACAAAACATGCCTCGGAGGCTGCTGTCCGAATTTGAAATGGCGTTACGGTTTAAGCAAGAGAGCCGTTAAGGAGGCAGAAGAAATGAACAAGCTTAATGAAGAGAAAAGGTTTGAAACAGTTTCGCTTCAAGTTCACCTACCCGTTGAGTTTGAGACCATGTCAACTGGAGATTTCGAAGCATTTGAAGCAACAAGGCAAGCCATGGATCAGGTCATGAAGGCACTGAAAGACGATAACGTCACTGTCATTGCGGTCCATGGAATGGGAGGCATAGGCAAGACGACCATGGTGAAACATGTCGGTGTGCAAGTGGGTAAAGGCAAGCTCTTTGATCATGTGATTATGGCTGTCGTTTCCCAAAACCCAAACCTGGTAAAGATTCAACAACAGCTTGCAGAAATGCTGGACTTGAATTTGAATCAGCAGACAGAAATAGCCAGAGCAGCTAGATTGAAGGAGAGAATAATGAGAGGAAAAAAGATCCTTATAATTTTGGACGACATTTGGAAGACAATAGATTTGTCTCTCATAGGGATCCCCGATCACTACGAGCTCCAAAACTGCAAGGCCAAAGTTCTACTCACCACAAGGATAAGGAATGTATGTCATGCCATGAAGAGCCAAGAAAAGATTCATCTCAATATCCTATCAGAAGAAGATTCTTGGGCCTTGTTTGTGAAAAAGGCAAACAGGTCTTTTGAATCAACCAATTTCTATGACATAGCGAGGAAGGTGGCTGGAGAATGTGGTGGTCTCCCGATTGCTTTGATTGCAGTTGCAAGAGCACTCGGAGACAAGGACTTGGAAGAATGGAGAGAAGCAGCTCGACGACTAGAGATGTCCCAAACTACCAACCTTGATGACGAGGGGGATGTGTTCAGATGTATAAAGCTGAGCTACGATTACTTGAATGGCAATGACGCCAAgtcatttttcttattttgctGCTTATTCCCGGAGGACTCTGATATCCAAATTGAAGACTTGCTGAAGTATGGTATTGGGAAAGGATTGTTTCGAGATGCCAACTCAATGCAAGAAGCCAGAAGCACAGCACATTCGGTGGCCAAGTACCTCAAAGCTTGTAGCTTGGTTTTGGATGGTGAAGAAGACGGATGTGTAAGAATGCATGATGTGATTCGGGACATGGCAATACTAATTGCATCATCTGGGGATGGCCATGGATTCTTCGTAAAAGCTGGCTGCGACTTAAAGGATTGGCCAAAGAATTCACTCGAAGACTACTCTGCAATCTCCCTAATGGGGAATGAAATCTGCAATCTTCCTGACGAGTTGGTATGTCCAAAACTCCAGATTTTATTACTACAGTCAAATTTTGAAGTAGAGGAGATCCCAGAAGATTTTTTCCAAAGCCCAAATGCATTAAGGGTATTCGACATAAGTAGTACCCAAATTTCTTCATTACCCTCATCATTTAATCTCTTAACCAAGCTCCAAGCGCTGCATCTAGATAATTGTCAGACAATAACGGATGTATCAATTCTCGGAGAACTGAAAAAACTGGAGGTTCTTAGTATGAGAGAATCTGTTATTGAGGAATTGCCAGAAGAATTTGGACATTTGACCAATTTAAGGATGTTGGATCTCACTTTGAGTGCCTACATTGCAACAATTCCATCCAATGTGATATCGCGGCTGTCCAAATTAGAAGAACTATACATGCAACAGAGTTTTGCTGACTGGGGCAAGAAAGTTGAAGGAGAAGATGACAAAACTAATGCTAGTTTTGATGAGCTAATTAGCTTGTGTTACTTAAACAttttgaaggttgacatttcTGATGCAGAATGCCTTCCGAAAAATGTAGGGTTCCTTCGAAACTGGGCAAATTTTGATATATGTATCAGCAGAAACCAATTTCATCGGTCCATAAATGTGCAATTATCAAAAAATACTATTACTCCACATTCAACTTCAAGAGCCTTGCTTCTGGACACAACAATCAATACGCTGCCAGATTGGTTTAACATCACAGTGACGGAGAGAGCGGAGAAAATAATCTACATGGAGCCTAGAAGTTTAACTAACATTCTTGTGGAGTACGATCATTGGAAGTCACATGGACTAAAGTTTTTGCATATCCAAGCGTGCAGCGAGATGGTAACTTTGATGAACACAGTAACTAGGGTTCCAAATAAGCCTGTGCTCGAGAGCTTGGAAGAGTTGCGTCTCTTCTTATGGGACTGCTTGCAGCAGTTATGTGTTGGTGAATTACCGCAGGGGTCGCTTGGAAATCTCAAGATCTTGGGGGTGGAGCAGTGTGATGGTGTGACGGATGCACTTGTTCCATCTAATCTGTTGCGGAGACTACAAAATCTTGAAGTACTTATTGTAGGTGGAGCCGACATGGTTTATACATTCAGATCTCAAGGGCTTGAACAAGGAGAAACGGTCTTGACAAAATTGAGAGAGATGAAACTGGAGAATCTACCAGAACTGACAAACATATGGAACGGTCCTGCTCAGCCTGCAATGTTTCATAATCTTAAAACTTTGATAATTTCCAAGTGCAAGAAACTGAAAACTCTCTTCACATTCGACATAGCTCAATGTCTGCTGCAATTGGAAGAGCTTTGGGTGGAGGAATGCCATAGCTTGGACAAACTTTTCGGCGTAAGTGAGGGATTAATAGTGCAGGATGACGAGATCATTTTTCCACAACTGAAGAACTTAGCATTGCAAAGTCTTTCAAAGCTGACAAGCGTACTCGCTGGAAGTGCTACACTTTTGTGCCCTTCGTTGGAATACTTGCATGTGCTGGAGTGCCCTGAGTTTTTAACCTCTACTTCTGACTTCCACAGCAATATGCAAGTCCAAGTAAACAATGAGCAACATTTCCTCTTCCTAAGGAAAAG GTTGTCGGAGCAGAGGTAA